The sequence GCAGATTGAGGATGTGGGTCTTGGTCGGCACGCCTGCTTGCAGCGCGAGTTCGACGGCCGTGAGCACGACCTGCTCGTCATGCTGGAGGACCAGGGACAGGATCTCCACCATCTCGCGGTCACCGCCCGGCCGCTTGAGCAGATGCTGCTGCAAGGATCGGAACGCCGGCGGCATCTCGGCGAACGGTGCGCCGTTGCGCAATGCGCCGGGCTTGCGCTGGACCACGGCCAGATAATGCCGCCAGTCATAGACGGTCCGGCTCTGGCGATCATGGGAGCGAGCGAACACCCGACCATGCTCACAGATGGCCTGTCCCTCAGCGACCACAACGATCCGGTCGGGATAGACACGCAAGCTCACCGGGCGGTTGGCGAAGGAGGCCGGCACGCTGTAGCGATTGCGCTCGAGGTGGACGAGGCAGGTCGGGGAAACGCGCTTGGCGTGTTCGACGAAGCCGTCGAACGGCCGCGGCATCGGCATCAGGTGGCGGATCTCCTCAGCCCACACATCGGCGATCGAGCCGGGTTGCGAGCCGTGCCCGGCCTGCGACCACAGCTCCCGGCACCGGGTCTCGAGCCACTCGTTCAAGGCCTCCAGCGAGGGGACGTTCGGTATGGGTTGCCAGAGCCGATGACGGGCATCCTGTACGTTCTTCTCGATCTGCCCCTTCTCCCAGCCGGAGGCCGGGTTGCAGAACTCCGCCTCGAACAGGAAGTGGCTGACCATGGCCGAGAAGCGGATGTTGACCTGGCGCTCCTTGCCCCGGCCGACCTTGTCGACGGCCGTTCGCATGTTGTCGTAAATCCCCCGCCGCGGCACGCCGCCCAGTACCCGGAAGGCGTGGTTATGGGCGTCGAACAGCATCTCGTGGGTCTGCTGCGGGTAGGCTCGCAGAGTGAAGGCGCGGCTGTAGGACAGCTTGACGTGAGCGACCTGCAGCTTGGTGCGCTCGCCGGCGATGATCGCCCAGTCCTCAGACCAGTCGAACTGGAACGCCTCTCCGGGCACAAAGGCCAGCGGCACGAAGGTGCCGCGGCCGCTGGTCTGCTGCTCGCGCAACCGGGCGGCCTTCCAGTCGCGGGCAAAGGCCGCCACCCGATTGTAGGAGCCCTCATAGCCCAACGTCACGAGATCGGCGTGCAACTGCTTGACGGTGCGCTTGTGCTTGCGCGACTTGCCGCTCTCCACCCGCAGCATCGCCGCGAGCTTGTCGGCATAGGGATCGAGCTTGCTCGGCCGGTCCGGAACGTGAAACCGGGGTTCGACGCTGTCCGCTCGCAGGTACTTACGCACGGTGTTCCGTGAGAGCCCGGTGCGGCGGGATATCTCCCGGATCGAGCTACGATCCCTATGATGCCAGCGTCGGATGACGCTCAATAACTCCATGTCGATCACTCCGCTGTCCCCCGCGTGTGCCGCGTGAGACGTGGTGAAAACATGGGTCACTTCTCGATGGAAAAATCCGCTCCTGCAGGGTCAGATCTCAGTGGAAATCAACAGACTCGATGCGAGCAAGTCGGTTTTCGGACGCTTTTGTCCCTTTTCGCCCTTTTTCCTCGTCTGCCTTAAGCTCTGCAATTTCCTCGTTGAGATTCTTCGCGATCCAATCACGGATGTCCGAATTAAAACCCTCGATGAGGGTCCACGCAAAGCTGTGGATGGTACGTACATTAAATAGCCGATCAAAGCGCAATCGCCTTGTAATCTCGTCAGACGCGACATTTGTATATGTCACTACCGCTACCCGTTGGCCTCGCAAGTTTAAGCGGGGGCCATGCTTTTCCCGTATGTGCTCAAGCGCGTTTACGAGCGATCTCGTTTTTCCTGAGCCGGCGCCGGCGTATAGAAAGAAGCTTCGCGGTTGCTCAAGAGTCAGGCAAGCCGCAATCTCGCCATCGACATGATCGTCTAGGTTAAGGTTATTTGCCGTCAGACTTTGCATCAGGCTGCCTGCTTTTGATCGGCAGCGGGCACCGGGATCGCAAGGCCCAACTCTTTTTGTCGCTTACGAAGTTGCTCCCGTAACCATAGTAGCCCTTCTTGAATATAGAAGGGAGGTTTGAGTGATTTGCCTTCTTCCAACTCAAGGAGGTCAAGCGCGAGCTCCGCTTTACTGCCTACCTCCAAGCTTTTGCCAATGGCTATTCCCAGCGCTGCTACGCTTGCGCTGTTGTTTACTGCGTCCTTGAACTTCTTGAGAAGGCCGGTTCCGTTCACGGTATTGAAGAGGTTGATGTTGGCGAAGACCAATGCGTCTTCCAACGTATAAGCTAGGGCTTCTTCGGTCGTGCCGTTGAAGCTGACTTGGACAGGGCATTGGTAAGCGACCCGAACGGAGAACTGTCTTGCGGCATCGTACAACTCCTTGTCCGGTTCCGTCTTATCTAGAAGTTCGTCGATTTTATCAGTTTTAGGATGCCAGGATTTTAGAGTCTGATTTCTTGAGGTCTGCCCTGCGGCTCGCTGAGGCCTGGCCGACTTTCCATCGGTCCCCACCGCGTCAATATCGGTAATTATGAGGGTGGGAAGCGCGAGATTCTCGATCAGGCCTTTCAAGCGATGAGCGTGGCTTCCACCGATCTCAAGCCACGTGACATAACATTCCTGGAGGAAATGGAATTCGGCGTGTTCACGAATGAAATATGGTGTGAGGATACGCTCGGCGGGCCCTTCGATCAGAACAGCCGCGTCCGCAAAGAACAGATCGCAATGCGTCACCTTGAGGTAACGGGTGACGAACCTTTTGGTCTCTTCGTTCGGACCAAAGGTGCTTGCGACGTTTACGACGCAAGAGGTCGGGATATCGTTATTGCCTGCTGCGATGCGGCGGAAGTAGCGAAGGGAGGAAAACTCGCATTCATGCGCGATATGGCTTGAATGCGTACTTACGATCAGTTGCGTATTCAGTTCCGTCTTCTTGCCTAGCTCGGGATGATTTCGAAGAATCTTGTAGGCTTGACGAATGAAAACCTGTTGCACCTGCGTATGCAGGTGTGCTTCGGGTTCCTCGATCAGAACCAGATGAAGGGGAGCCTGAGATGCCTTGCCTGAGGCCGTCGCTTTCGACTGCGCTTTGCGGACCAGCATCCACGCGTCACGAAAACTCATCAGCCGGAACACCATCGATATCAAGTTCTGATATCCGAG comes from Ancylobacter polymorphus and encodes:
- the istA gene encoding IS21 family transposase is translated as MELLSVIRRWHHRDRSSIREISRRTGLSRNTVRKYLRADSVEPRFHVPDRPSKLDPYADKLAAMLRVESGKSRKHKRTVKQLHADLVTLGYEGSYNRVAAFARDWKAARLREQQTSGRGTFVPLAFVPGEAFQFDWSEDWAIIAGERTKLQVAHVKLSYSRAFTLRAYPQQTHEMLFDAHNHAFRVLGGVPRRGIYDNMRTAVDKVGRGKERQVNIRFSAMVSHFLFEAEFCNPASGWEKGQIEKNVQDARHRLWQPIPNVPSLEALNEWLETRCRELWSQAGHGSQPGSIADVWAEEIRHLMPMPRPFDGFVEHAKRVSPTCLVHLERNRYSVPASFANRPVSLRVYPDRIVVVAEGQAICEHGRVFARSHDRQSRTVYDWRHYLAVVQRKPGALRNGAPFAEMPPAFRSLQQHLLKRPGGDREMVEILSLVLQHDEQVVLTAVELALQAGVPTKTHILNLLHRLIDGTPLSTPTIPAPGALTLTTEPQANVERYDALRRAREARHAS
- a CDS encoding UvrD-helicase domain-containing protein, yielding MQSLTANNLNLDDHVDGEIAACLTLEQPRSFFLYAGAGSGKTRSLVNALEHIREKHGPRLNLRGQRVAVVTYTNVASDEITRRLRFDRLFNVRTIHSFAWTLIEGFNSDIRDWIAKNLNEEIAELKADEEKGRKGTKASENRLARIESVDFH
- a CDS encoding AAA family ATPase gives rise to the protein MRIEFVEIANFRKLRSTRVSFAKDKTVFVGANNSGKTSAMVALRYFLVERERKSFNLNDFTVSHWPAIIAMGTSWETAFATGQPLPDPDWQSVLPALDIWLHVEPNEIHYVQKILPKLDWTGGTLGVRLRFEPKDAAELQKQYLTARDEAKAAYQSAAAVVPASANSAADQATVSLPAITVALWPKDLADFLQRRLNQSFTVKAYILNPDLLADPEHGIAKPQALTPDATALEDDPFNGLIRINEISAQRGFGSETDGFIDDEDQGSVTATGTRKLSAQLRRYYDRHLNPLDYPDAQDLQALQAIEDAQKAFDARLEDGFKAALQEMEQLGYPGVSDPKLSISTRLRPVEGLNHESAVRYVIQMTNGAVVSDLHLPEDSNGLGYQNLISMVFRLMSFRDAWMLVRKAQSKATASGKASQAPLHLVLIEEPEAHLHTQVQQVFIRQAYKILRNHPELGKKTELNTQLIVSTHSSHIAHECEFSSLRYFRRIAAGNNDIPTSCVVNVASTFGPNEETKRFVTRYLKVTHCDLFFADAAVLIEGPAERILTPYFIREHAEFHFLQECYVTWLEIGGSHAHRLKGLIENLALPTLIITDIDAVGTDGKSARPQRAAGQTSRNQTLKSWHPKTDKIDELLDKTEPDKELYDAARQFSVRVAYQCPVQVSFNGTTEEALAYTLEDALVFANINLFNTVNGTGLLKKFKDAVNNSASVAALGIAIGKSLEVGSKAELALDLLELEEGKSLKPPFYIQEGLLWLREQLRKRQKELGLAIPVPAADQKQAA